The genomic DNA GTTGCCGTACCGGGCCAGCCGCAGGACGAACTCCCCTCCGGGCGCGCCGCTGGCCGTGTGCTTGATGGCGTTGCCGGCCAACTCGTCGGCGACCAGCGCCGCGATGTGCGCCGCGTCGGACCCGCCGAGCACGGCGTAGACAAAGCGGCGCGCCTCCAGGAGGCACTCGGGCCGACCGGCGAACTCCCTGGACCAGACCTCCATGGCTCACCCACCGCCCTTGGGCGGCTGGCTGTTCCACCGGCACCGGATCAGCGTCTCGGTGTGCTCGGAGACCTGGAGCGCGGCCTGGCGCGGATTGCTCCCGGTCTCGTGCATGATCAGGCAGGCCAACGCGGTCTGCAGGCCCCGGTGATACCCGTGCCACTCGCTCAGGTCGCGGCGCGCCTCCCGGCCGGCCGGGAAGTACTCGCCGGCGTCGAAGGTCAGCGTCGCCGCCAGCCCCAGCAAGGCCAGATAGCTGGTGGTGAAACCGGCGGACAGCAACCGGCGCTGGAACCCCGCCTCGGCCTCGGTCACCGCGATGTCGAACATCGCCGGAACCTGGCCGATCTCGAATCGAGGCACCTTCAGTCTCCTTTCGGCGGAACGTGCCCTGCGATCTCGTAACGCGCCGTCAGCTTCTGATCGCGGAGGCGCACCTCAGGTTACTGACTTCCCAGTATTGCTACAAGGATTTCCGGCTATTTGCCACCTCCCACCCACGAACGCCGCATACCGGCCTCGTGCTGCTACTGTGTCGCTGAGGTCGCACGGAAGGGATTCGATGGAAGTAGGGGCCTGCGACACATGAAGCGCATCGACGACCGTCCGAGGCACGCACAGATCGCCGCGGACCTGCGCGCGAAGATCCTCTCCGGCGACATCACCGGCACGCTCCCGACGTTCAAGCTGCTGAAGGACCTGTACAACACCTCCACCAACACCGCCCAGCGGGCCGTGGCGCTGCTCAAGGCGGAGGGCTTCGTCGAGGGCCAGCAGGGCAAAGCCCTGATCATCCGCTCCGACCGCATCCGCATCACCGACGCGGCCTCCCAGCTCCAGCCGCCGGCGGACACCATCACCTACCAAGTCCTGCACGTCGGCCAGGAACGCCCGCCGACAGACGCGGCGGCGAAGCTGGGCCTGGCCGAGAACCAGACCGCGCTGCTGCGCAAACGCCTGATGCTCCGCGACGACGACCCGGTCGAGATCGAGTGGTCGTACTACCCCGAATCAGTGGTCACCGGCACCGCCCTGGACAAGCCGCCGCACCAGATCCAGCGCGACCTGGCCACGGCGCCCACCGCCCTGGCCGCCCTGGGCTGGCAGCAGCACGGCCTCATCGACGAGATCCAGGTCCGCGAACCCACGACCGAGGAACTGCAGACCCTCGAACTGCCGGACGAGATCCCGGTCATGCGCACCCTGCGCACCATCACCGACGCCGAGGGAACGGTCCTCGAGGTGACAGTGATGATCACCAGCGGGCATCTGTACGGCGTCCGCTACCACCAGACGCTCACCCCGCAGGAACCGGCGTAGTCACGAACCGGCATAGTTCGGCGTACCTTGCGGGCTCGGCCGGCAA from Catenulispora sp. MAP5-51 includes the following:
- a CDS encoding GntR family transcriptional regulator, translated to MKRIDDRPRHAQIAADLRAKILSGDITGTLPTFKLLKDLYNTSTNTAQRAVALLKAEGFVEGQQGKALIIRSDRIRITDAASQLQPPADTITYQVLHVGQERPPTDAAAKLGLAENQTALLRKRLMLRDDDPVEIEWSYYPESVVTGTALDKPPHQIQRDLATAPTALAALGWQQHGLIDEIQVREPTTEELQTLELPDEIPVMRTLRTITDAEGTVLEVTVMITSGHLYGVRYHQTLTPQEPA